Proteins from one Mesotoga infera genomic window:
- the secA gene encoding preprotein translocase subunit SecA: MSIFDKIFDKNKMLLKKYSKVVEKINSLEPSISKLTQEEFLKKTEELKKAAESSPLEDLIPEAFALVREAAKRTTGMRAFDVQLMGAMALNEGKIAEMKTGEGKTLVATMPLYLNALTGKGCHLATVNDYLAKRDAGWMGPVYEYLGMKAGFIQASMDPVNRKEAYNCDITYGTANEFGFDYLRDNLVYSLENKVQRGHNFVIVDEADSILIDEARTPLIISGPAEDSSSLYRQFAFFAKRFQQEKDFLVDEKDRTVTLTDEGIAKAEKLLQIDNLYDPSNYDYLFHLLNALKAMTLYRKEVDYLVSQEGEVVIVDEFTGRLLQGRRYSEGLHQAIEAKENVQIRQESVTFATITFQNYFKLYEKVSGMTGTAATEEAEFISMYNTPVAVIPTNREVVRVDKEDLIYKSREEKNEAIIEEIVRRYEKGQPVLVGTTSIEKSEQLSNLLKKKGVPHEVLNAKYHEREAEIVAKAGQAKTVTIATNMAGRGTDIKLGEGVVDLGGLFVLGTERHESRRIDNQLVGRSGRQGDPGESRFYLSTEDDLLRLFGGERMQSIMTTLKIERGQPIEHPLLSRIISSSQKKIEGIHFEIRKRLFELDSVMDQQRSAIYAHRDWVLKGEELDSNISEIIHDVVERRVDGLQAMPSREEIRSSFAFLSPDSLNRLSESKTIEELKESAIKLLEDTYQEKKKSFGKEFPQVMKYIMLRMIDERWRRHLESVDHLKDSVGLRAYGQKDPVIEFKKESYELFQQLTDSLYDDIASAIVRIVKVDSDKAQQKADKEFKNLQAVHSEFGTAEKKSDSSGKKKSTKRFKVKR, from the coding sequence ATGTCCATTTTCGACAAGATTTTCGACAAAAACAAAATGCTTCTCAAAAAGTACTCAAAAGTAGTCGAGAAAATTAACTCCTTAGAGCCCTCAATTAGTAAACTTACTCAAGAAGAATTTTTGAAAAAAACCGAGGAGCTGAAGAAAGCGGCCGAAAGCAGCCCTCTGGAAGACTTGATACCCGAGGCCTTCGCGCTGGTAAGGGAAGCCGCGAAGAGGACCACAGGAATGAGGGCTTTCGACGTGCAGCTTATGGGAGCAATGGCCCTGAACGAAGGAAAGATAGCCGAAATGAAAACCGGCGAGGGAAAGACCCTTGTCGCGACCATGCCACTGTATCTTAACGCTCTTACCGGAAAGGGCTGCCATCTCGCAACCGTTAACGATTACCTGGCTAAGAGAGATGCGGGCTGGATGGGACCCGTGTACGAATATCTCGGGATGAAGGCAGGCTTCATACAGGCCAGCATGGACCCGGTCAACCGGAAAGAAGCCTACAACTGCGACATTACTTACGGTACGGCTAACGAGTTCGGTTTCGATTATCTCAGGGACAACCTGGTCTATTCGCTCGAAAACAAAGTTCAACGTGGCCACAACTTCGTTATCGTGGATGAGGCCGACTCCATACTGATAGACGAGGCGAGAACGCCGTTAATAATCTCCGGACCGGCCGAGGATTCGTCCAGTCTCTATCGGCAGTTCGCCTTCTTCGCCAAGAGGTTTCAGCAGGAAAAGGACTTTCTGGTTGACGAGAAAGACAGGACTGTCACCCTTACCGACGAAGGTATAGCAAAGGCAGAGAAATTGCTGCAGATAGACAATCTATACGATCCGAGCAACTATGACTACCTCTTCCACCTGCTCAACGCGCTTAAAGCCATGACTCTTTACAGAAAAGAGGTCGATTATCTCGTGAGTCAAGAGGGTGAAGTCGTGATAGTGGATGAGTTCACTGGGAGACTTCTTCAGGGTAGAAGATACTCGGAAGGTCTCCACCAGGCAATAGAAGCAAAGGAAAACGTTCAGATAAGACAGGAATCGGTCACTTTCGCTACTATCACTTTCCAGAATTACTTCAAGTTGTACGAGAAGGTCTCCGGTATGACCGGGACAGCCGCAACGGAAGAGGCCGAATTCATATCCATGTACAACACACCGGTAGCAGTCATTCCCACCAACCGCGAAGTTGTAAGAGTGGACAAGGAAGATCTGATTTACAAATCTCGCGAAGAAAAGAACGAAGCGATAATTGAGGAGATCGTCAGGAGATACGAAAAGGGCCAGCCAGTGCTGGTAGGAACAACCTCCATAGAGAAGAGTGAACAGCTGAGCAATTTACTTAAGAAGAAAGGCGTGCCCCATGAAGTTCTTAACGCAAAGTATCACGAGCGCGAAGCCGAAATTGTGGCCAAAGCCGGGCAGGCAAAAACCGTAACCATAGCCACGAACATGGCCGGTAGAGGAACCGATATCAAGCTTGGCGAAGGAGTCGTAGATCTCGGAGGTCTCTTCGTGTTAGGAACTGAACGCCATGAGAGCAGGAGGATAGACAACCAACTCGTGGGCAGGTCGGGTAGACAGGGAGACCCCGGAGAATCCAGGTTCTATCTTTCGACAGAAGACGATCTGCTAAGGTTGTTCGGCGGCGAAAGAATGCAATCGATAATGACGACCCTGAAAATCGAAAGGGGACAGCCAATAGAGCATCCGCTCCTCAGCAGAATTATATCCTCTTCGCAGAAGAAGATCGAAGGGATACACTTCGAGATAAGAAAAAGGTTATTTGAGCTCGACTCAGTCATGGACCAACAGAGGAGCGCGATTTACGCCCACAGGGACTGGGTTCTGAAGGGTGAAGAACTGGATTCAAATATCTCCGAGATAATTCATGACGTGGTTGAAAGAAGAGTTGACGGCTTACAGGCGATGCCATCCAGAGAGGAGATTAGAAGTTCCTTCGCTTTTCTATCGCCCGATTCTCTGAATCGCCTGAGCGAGTCGAAAACTATTGAGGAACTGAAAGAGTCTGCCATAAAACTGCTTGAAGATACATACCAGGAGAAGAAGAAGTCCTTCGGCAAGGAGTTCCCTCAAGTCATGAAATACATAATGCTGAGGATGATAGACGAAAGATGGCGCAGACATCTGGAATCCGTCGATCACCTTAAGGATTCCGTTGGATTGAGAGCTTACGGCCAGAAAGATCCCGTGATAGAATTTAAAAAGGAATCTTACGAACTTTTCCAGCAACTAACGGATTCTCTTTACGACGATATAGCGAGCGCCATTGTTAGAATAGTAAAGGTCGATAGCGACAAGGCCCAGCAAAAAGCCGATAAAGAATTCAAAAATCTTCAGGCCGTACACTCGGAGTTCGGTACCGCCGAAAAGAAATCCGATTCTTC